Proteins from a genomic interval of Oceanispirochaeta crateris:
- a CDS encoding ABC transporter substrate-binding protein, translating into MSKKVVFMIAFCLIISGSFAWAAGQGEENVSSEQTLKFWRMGTDDVWVNYVRDFIGRYEERNPGIKVEYEYFIPKDLPQKLNTSLAAGIGPDVVGCSIQHVSEYADKGVFMPIDEYLDSWEAKSDIPDSILNVSLLNGKHYALAYHPDPYVFAYRKDFFREAGLDPNDPPETWEELLEVAPKLTKRDGDIVTRAGFLMPIDDFLTFVPFAVMNGASYISEDSQPTFNGPKWVEALEVLTTLVKDQKVTMETTNNQEWTQSTFSKGNAAIAQVNTITLQQFFNAYPDKKDEVGYFAISRERASNWNGAWLYAINSRSNMKDEGWSLIEQWMEPDEVWTCYQATGNIPVLKSLSAKFTAENPVLNSALFAGIENGLGNPLVPWATLQIKYMRKAMSESFYGMSDPQTALEENYQLLLNEIK; encoded by the coding sequence ATGTCAAAAAAAGTCGTTTTTATGATTGCCTTCTGTCTGATAATCAGCGGATCATTTGCATGGGCCGCCGGACAGGGTGAAGAAAACGTATCGTCAGAACAAACTTTGAAGTTCTGGAGAATGGGGACAGATGATGTCTGGGTTAATTATGTCCGGGATTTTATCGGTCGCTATGAAGAGAGAAACCCCGGGATCAAGGTGGAATATGAGTATTTCATACCTAAGGATCTTCCCCAGAAATTAAATACATCCCTGGCCGCCGGTATCGGTCCCGATGTTGTCGGCTGTAGTATTCAGCATGTATCCGAGTATGCAGACAAGGGTGTTTTTATGCCTATCGATGAGTATCTTGATTCATGGGAAGCTAAATCCGATATACCAGACTCCATCTTGAATGTCTCTCTCCTCAATGGAAAGCACTATGCCTTGGCTTACCATCCTGACCCCTATGTTTTTGCTTACAGAAAGGATTTTTTCAGGGAAGCAGGGCTTGATCCGAATGATCCTCCTGAAACATGGGAAGAACTCCTGGAAGTGGCTCCAAAGCTGACAAAACGGGATGGCGATATTGTTACTAGAGCAGGATTTCTGATGCCTATCGATGACTTCCTAACCTTCGTTCCCTTTGCCGTTATGAATGGCGCTTCTTATATAAGTGAAGATTCACAACCGACTTTTAACGGACCTAAATGGGTAGAGGCTCTGGAAGTTCTGACTACTCTGGTAAAAGACCAAAAAGTCACCATGGAAACAACAAATAATCAGGAGTGGACCCAGTCTACGTTCTCTAAGGGGAATGCCGCCATTGCCCAGGTCAATACCATTACACTGCAGCAGTTCTTTAATGCTTATCCAGATAAAAAAGATGAGGTTGGATATTTTGCCATTTCAAGAGAGCGGGCAAGCAACTGGAATGGTGCATGGCTCTATGCCATCAATTCCAGGTCTAATATGAAAGATGAAGGCTGGTCCCTTATAGAACAGTGGATGGAACCCGATGAAGTCTGGACCTGTTATCAGGCTACTGGAAACATCCCGGTTCTCAAGAGTCTGTCTGCAAAATTCACCGCTGAGAATCCCGTGTTAAACAGTGCTCTGTTTGCCGGAATCGAAAATGGTCTTGGAAATCCTCTGGTTCCCTGGGCTACTCTTCAGATCAAGTACATGAGAAAGGCCATGTCTGAATCCTTCTATGGTATGTCAGATCCTCAGACGGCTCTGGAAGAGAATTATCAACTACTTTTAAATGAAATTAAATAA
- the pdxS gene encoding pyridoxal 5'-phosphate synthase lyase subunit PdxS has protein sequence MLKGGVIMDVVTPEQAMIAEQAGAAAVMALERVPADIRKDGGVARMSDPMMIESIQNAVTIPVMAKCRIGHISEARMLEALEIDFIDESEVLTPADDRYHILKSDYAVPFVCGCRNLGEALRRIAEGAAMIRTKGEAGTGDILEAVRHMRTLKEDIARIQGMPRETLMTISKEFAAPYDLILEVAKTGELPVPNFSAGGVATPADAALMMHLGAQAVFVGSGIFKSENPERRAKAIVKAVTYFNDPAILVDLSRNIGAPMTGISMDELTAEQRLAGRGW, from the coding sequence ATGCTGAAGGGGGGAGTCATCATGGACGTCGTCACTCCCGAACAGGCTATGATTGCCGAACAGGCGGGAGCTGCCGCAGTAATGGCTTTGGAAAGGGTGCCTGCGGATATCAGAAAAGACGGGGGTGTGGCCAGAATGTCCGATCCCATGATGATTGAAAGCATACAAAACGCCGTCACCATCCCGGTAATGGCTAAATGCCGGATCGGTCATATTTCCGAGGCCCGCATGCTTGAAGCCTTGGAAATTGACTTCATTGATGAATCGGAAGTTTTGACACCGGCGGACGACAGGTATCATATTCTAAAAAGTGATTATGCCGTTCCCTTCGTCTGCGGATGCAGAAATCTCGGCGAAGCTCTCAGACGCATTGCCGAGGGGGCTGCCATGATCCGCACCAAGGGGGAAGCCGGAACCGGTGATATTCTTGAAGCTGTACGTCATATGAGAACCCTTAAAGAAGATATAGCCCGCATTCAGGGGATGCCTAGGGAAACTCTTATGACAATTTCAAAAGAGTTTGCTGCTCCTTATGATCTCATCCTCGAAGTGGCAAAAACAGGAGAGCTTCCTGTGCCCAACTTCTCAGCGGGAGGTGTGGCAACACCTGCCGATGCCGCTCTTATGATGCATCTGGGCGCTCAGGCTGTATTTGTAGGGTCTGGAATATTTAAATCAGAAAATCCAGAAAGAAGGGCCAAGGCCATTGTAAAGGCGGTTACATATTTTAATGACCCGGCCATTCTGGTAGACCTGAGCCGTAACATAGGGGCTCCCATGACAGGCATTTCCATGGATGAATTAACGGCAGAACAGAGGCTGGCCGGAAGAGGTTGGTGA
- a CDS encoding type III pantothenate kinase — protein sequence MKYNILSIRLDSWRTGAEQIQKAMILTIDAGSSRIFGGLLQDGQIKATFQKNSSTGMSADEIGLFLIQWLCVNHFSADDIEGFVYCSVVPELNKVLDECSRKYFNLEALSQKAGVKSGLQVKYTNHHELGADLIANAVAGVKLHPGKNLIIVDFGTATSLCAVSRLKEYLGGTLVPGLDIAMEALADRTAWLPEVEIRQSKNVCGRDTVSAIQGGLYFGTIGMLKELIYRMKKECFSQEGALVLATGTYAQLFQNTQIFDEIVPELVLLGLEEIRNLNLN from the coding sequence GTGAAATACAATATTTTATCAATCAGGCTTGATTCGTGGAGGACAGGTGCTGAACAAATTCAAAAAGCGATGATACTGACAATAGATGCAGGGAGCAGCCGGATATTCGGAGGTCTACTGCAGGATGGACAGATCAAAGCTACTTTTCAGAAAAACTCTTCTACCGGCATGAGCGCAGATGAGATAGGTCTTTTTCTTATTCAATGGCTGTGTGTAAACCACTTCAGTGCTGATGATATTGAGGGATTTGTCTACTGTTCTGTTGTGCCTGAACTCAACAAAGTCCTGGACGAGTGCAGCCGGAAATATTTCAATCTGGAAGCTCTGTCTCAGAAAGCAGGAGTGAAAAGCGGTTTGCAGGTCAAGTATACCAATCATCATGAATTGGGTGCAGATCTAATAGCCAATGCTGTAGCAGGAGTTAAACTTCATCCCGGAAAAAATCTCATAATTGTAGACTTTGGCACGGCAACCAGCCTTTGTGCAGTCAGCCGTCTCAAGGAATATCTGGGGGGAACTCTGGTTCCCGGATTGGATATTGCCATGGAAGCCCTGGCTGATCGTACAGCATGGCTACCGGAAGTCGAGATAAGACAGTCGAAAAATGTCTGTGGAAGGGATACGGTGAGTGCAATTCAGGGCGGTCTTTACTTTGGAACCATAGGCATGCTCAAAGAGTTGATTTACCGTATGAAGAAAGAGTGTTTCTCACAAGAAGGAGCCTTGGTTCTGGCAACAGGTACCTATGCTCAGTTGTTTCAAAATACCCAAATATTTGATGAAATCGTTCCCGAACTCGTCCTCCTCGGTCTGGAAGAAATTAGAAATCTCAACCTGAATTGA
- the pdxT gene encoding pyridoxal 5'-phosphate synthase glutaminase subunit PdxT, whose translation MNVPGILALQGGFAAHEKILKEMGYSPILVKNEKDLETIDRLILPGGESTVMIRLLNESKLKGSLIQRVREGMPLFGTCAGLILLSLELIGLGLEPLGLMDIKVKRNAYGRQIDSFETSLSWRGMTLPALFIRAPQICEYGPKVEVLISHKGVPVLVRQGKMLAASFHPELNKSTVLHRYFMEF comes from the coding sequence ATGAATGTTCCGGGAATCCTTGCACTGCAGGGTGGCTTTGCCGCCCATGAAAAGATCCTGAAAGAAATGGGATATTCTCCTATTCTTGTTAAAAACGAAAAGGATTTGGAGACGATTGACCGCCTCATATTACCAGGGGGCGAGAGCACCGTAATGATCCGTTTACTCAATGAATCAAAGCTCAAAGGTTCTCTTATTCAAAGGGTTCGGGAAGGGATGCCTCTCTTTGGGACCTGTGCCGGACTGATCCTGCTCTCATTGGAACTCATAGGCTTGGGCCTTGAACCCCTAGGGCTCATGGATATTAAAGTAAAACGGAATGCCTATGGCCGTCAAATTGACAGCTTTGAAACAAGTCTTAGCTGGAGAGGGATGACTCTGCCTGCTCTGTTTATCAGGGCTCCCCAGATCTGCGAGTACGGACCGAAGGTGGAGGTTTTAATCAGCCATAAGGGAGTCCCTGTCCTGGTCAGGCAGGGAAAGATGTTAGCGGCAAGCTTCCATCCAGAATTAAACAAATCTACAGTCCTTCACCGGTATTTTATGGAATTTTGA